The window CCGGGATTTTGTATTTTTAACCTATGAGTCGTAATTATAAATTCAAAAACCCTGAAGGATTATATTTTGTAAGCTTTGCCACTGTGTTTTGGATAGATGTGTTTGTTCGGCTACACTACTTCGACTGTTTGGTGAGGAATCTCAATTATTGTGTCGACAATAAAGGCATGGAAATTTATGCATGGTGCATAATGCCGAGCCATGTACACCTGGTTTTTAGATCGACAATTCAAAAACCAGAAGACTTGATCAGAGATTTTAAATCGCTTACGTCAAAACAAATGATAGCCTTAATAAAAGACAATAACCAGGAAAGCAGGCGGGAATGGCTGCCAAACTCATTTAAAAAAGCGGGTTTGGCTAATAGCAATAACACCAGCAACCAGTTTTGGCAGCAGCATAACAAACCTATCGAATTATGGAGTGCGGCGGTAATTGACCAAAAAATTGACTATACGCATAATAACCCGGTTGTAGCAGGTTTCGTAGAAAACGACTATGATTATCTGCACAGTAGTGCACGGGATTATGCTGGTACTAAGGGATTGGTAAAAGTAATAATTACGTAGCGCACCGCCCTAAAGGCATGGCGTATACTTGGCATGTGGGCCACAAGGCTGGAGCCTTGCGGCAGCGAAACACTTGCGGTAGCTGGGGTAAAAATTGAAGTTATAACAGATAGCTATGGAAGAAGATTGTAAAAGACCGAATAAGTATTATAAATTTGGTTTGTTTTATGTTGATGAAAGTTCTAAAAGCATAATTGTCGCCGGATCGAACAATCGGTATAGACTAAATTATAACAATAAATGGTCGTATTTATTGTGGTGTTTTTTTATTTTGGTCTTGGTTGGTAGAATTCTTGTAAGCTTTGGTGTAATAAAATAGCCACCCCAGCTACCGTAAGCGTTTTTTCGCTGCCGCAAGCCTCCAGGCTTGTGCGCCCGCTGATAGGTAAACGCTATGCCAAGTAATGAATATGCAACACCCGGATGAAATTAAACATCCGGGTGTTTTTATATACCGGCAGCTCGCGATAACGGTTGCAGTGAGCCCAAAACGCGAGCAGGGCGGGGCAGAAGGCAAACCGAGGACTTGTAACCCCACTTTTTTAATGATGAAAACAAGAACGGGGTTGTCATTTACAGATCCGTTTTTTTTGCTTTATGCGCTATTGATCAATAAGCCATTTTCTAAAACTTCACTTATTTCCATAGTCTGATGTTGAACCTCATCAAAAATTAGATTTCAATTCAAACACATGATGCTTTCACAATATTTTTTCTGAAATATTAAAGCTTTAATTAACGATATTTTATTAACTTTCACTCCAAATTAAAATTATTGCCCTGAAGCCTGAGCCGTATATTCGCTATTTTATGTTTTTTGTAAAGAAATACCTCAAACCAAACCCCGAACGCGCGTTAAAAGCGCTGTCACTCATGGAAATACTGGTTGTACTGATCATTATCGGTATTTTAGTGTTATTGGCTCTGCCCAATCTGTTGCCCGTGATTACCCGTGCAAAAACCACCGAAGCTAAACTGCAGCTTGAGCACGTATCGATGCTGGAGAAAACCTATTTCTACGAGCATTCCAAATATACCAATGACCTTAACGAACTGGGCTTTATCCAGGAAAAGCTAAGCACCGAAAGCAAGGACGCCAGGGCGAACTATAAGATAGAGATCACCAATGCTTCCAACACCGGTTTTACCGCCAGGGCAACCTCGGTAGTTGATTTTAACCAGGACGGTAATTTTAACGTTTGGGAGATGAACCAGGACAAGGTATTGAAAGAAGTAACCCCGGATTAAAGTGTTGCTGGCTATCCGTTTTGCTTTGTTGTTGTCGCTGCTCGTTATTCTCCTGCAGGACTTTTGTTTTCGGGCTGTGCACTGGGCGCTGTTTCCGTTGCTGACTATAGGCCTGTTAAGCCTCAAACTGCTCGAAGGTAACGATGCTTCCTTAGCCGGCGAACAGATTGCCGTTAACTTAAGCTTCCTGGTGATGGTTCTGGCGATATTAACCGGCTACCTTTTCATGAGCAGGAGGCGGTTCATCAACATTACTAAAGGGTTAATGGGATGGGGCGATATTTTATTTTTAGCAGCTATCGGGTTTTATTTGTCGGTACTTAACTATGTTTTTTTTTATATCGTTAGTATCCCAATAGTGTTAATATTATGGTTGTTTTATCAGCTTATAGCCGGCAATAAAGGCAAACATATTCCATTGGCCGGGTTACAGTCCTTATTATTTATTGTATTTTTAGCCGGCGACTGGTGGTATTTTCATATCCGTATTACCGATGATTACTGGTTGCTCCGTTACCTTACGCCATGGATACAGCAATAAAGATAGCCTTACTAACCGAGCATATCCATATCCTTTCCAAGGATTTGGCCTG is drawn from Mucilaginibacter ginsenosidivorax and contains these coding sequences:
- a CDS encoding REP-associated tyrosine transposase, translated to MSRNYKFKNPEGLYFVSFATVFWIDVFVRLHYFDCLVRNLNYCVDNKGMEIYAWCIMPSHVHLVFRSTIQKPEDLIRDFKSLTSKQMIALIKDNNQESRREWLPNSFKKAGLANSNNTSNQFWQQHNKPIELWSAAVIDQKIDYTHNNPVVAGFVENDYDYLHSSARDYAGTKGLVKVIIT
- a CDS encoding general secretion pathway protein GspG, whose translation is MFFVKKYLKPNPERALKALSLMEILVVLIIIGILVLLALPNLLPVITRAKTTEAKLQLEHVSMLEKTYFYEHSKYTNDLNELGFIQEKLSTESKDARANYKIEITNASNTGFTARATSVVDFNQDGNFNVWEMNQDKVLKEVTPD